The Medicago truncatula cultivar Jemalong A17 chromosome 7, MtrunA17r5.0-ANR, whole genome shotgun sequence genome includes the window TTGTACAAGTACTTGTGTGTTGGTGAGTTATTGTTTGTTTGGATTAAGTTCAAATGGAATTTATTGTTTATTATAACGCCATTCAATGTGATGAATCAAAAGCTTGTAATATGTTGctttaatcaatcaattaaagACGGATGTGTTCCCTATAACTCTTCTGCGTCAATCTTTGCATTTCTAGTGTTAAGACAGTAActccaataaaataaagaaaccatAAGCGCAAACAATGTATTCACGATATTTGGTAACAAAGTTCGGTCAATTGTGCCTACATCTCCGACTACAGTGCGGCTGCATACCACGTGGTGCTACGTCCCCCCGGCAACACACTCAACACTAAGTCTTCCGTAATCTCCTAAATGTTTGACAACTATAACCTTAGATGTCACATGGAGAAATCTCTGATTACAAACtatgattttgaaatgaaaCCCCAACAGCAAAAATCCGAtgacaaataatattaataacaatCACAAACATGAAATTCTAAGTCTATTTTGAATCAAAGAGACTCTCATAGTGAGCTTTGAAGTAGGCAAAGAGAGGTTCTCTAGGAGGCATATTTTCCTTAACAATTGGATGGTTGAGAAATTCTTGGCTCCACTTCGAAAGTTTGGGACACTTTTCAGCATTCAACAATTGCAACCCTGTTATTTCTTGAATCAAAGGGATCCAAAAAGCTATGTACACAGCTGCAATATCCACAATTCCAATCTCCTCACCTCCAAAGAACTTGTCCTTCAACTCATTCTCAAGAATCTGTAGAGCCTCAATTGTTCCTTCAACATTCTTCTCGCGCTCTTTCTCATCATGAACGGTATGAACAGCTTTAATCGAAGCAGCTATGATCTGaccatttcaaaaatttattagtAATTTACATGAGAAAAGTACGCGGCTGCGATTTGGACCGTGACATCATAAATGTAATTTTAAGTGTTTTATTCACAAGTCTTGCATTAGTAATTTG containing:
- the LOC11407399 gene encoding probable glutathione S-transferase; this encodes MATNQEEVKLLGAIGSPFVCRVQIALKLKGIEYKFLEENMANKSELLLKYNPVYKKIPVFVHNEKPISESLLIIEYIDETWKQNPILPSDPYQRALARFWSNFIDDKIIAASIKAVHTVHDEKEREKNVEGTIEALQILENELKDKFFGGEEIGIVDIAAVYIAFWIPLIQEITGLQLLNAEKCPKLSKWSQEFLNHPIVKENMPPREPLFAYFKAHYESLFDSK